In Mycobacterium sp. Aquia_216, a genomic segment contains:
- a CDS encoding GNAT family N-acetyltransferase — translation MISVRRAVPADALEVARVHIRSWQWAYRGLLAGEYLDSLEPQPWATRYTFGRMGSGLPSTQVALDGSTVCGLVTTGLCRDGDLSNFGELIAIYVDPAYAGTGVGRVLMTAARARLRSVGVTAAALWVLDGNARARRFYERDGWRCDGTHRTSTYGDVAVDEVRYRCALGATAA, via the coding sequence GTGATCAGTGTGCGGCGAGCCGTCCCGGCCGATGCGCTCGAGGTGGCCCGCGTGCACATCCGGTCTTGGCAGTGGGCCTACCGGGGACTCCTCGCCGGGGAGTACCTCGACAGCCTCGAGCCGCAGCCGTGGGCCACCAGATACACGTTTGGCCGCATGGGGTCCGGGTTGCCGTCCACCCAGGTCGCGCTCGACGGGTCGACGGTGTGCGGCCTGGTCACCACCGGTCTGTGCCGCGACGGCGATTTGTCGAACTTCGGTGAGCTGATCGCGATTTACGTCGATCCGGCGTATGCGGGCACCGGGGTGGGCCGGGTACTGATGACCGCTGCCCGGGCTCGGCTCCGTAGCGTTGGCGTCACGGCCGCCGCGCTGTGGGTGCTGGACGGCAATGCCCGCGCACGACGGTTCTACGAACGCGACGGCTGGCGATGCGACGGGACGCACCGCACCTCGACCTACGGCGACGTGGCCGTGGACGAAGTGCGCTATCGATGTGCACTCGGAGCTACCGCAGCGTGA
- a CDS encoding undecaprenyl-diphosphate phosphatase — protein MSPHLSYVEAVIVGAAQGITELFPVSSLGHSILVPALVGGQWAQDLNVSAPQSPYLAFIVGLHVATAAALLVFFWRDWLRVLAGFVSSVRYRRLQTSDERLAWLIVAGTIPVGLAGLFLERLFRTTLGNPIPAAVFLVLNGIALYAGEALRRRAAMPERQPVDHTGEAVDHRLAELPLGQGVLIGAAQILALLPGISRSGITIVAGLWRGLSHEDAARFSFLLATPIILAAGVYKIPDLFGPLGTGIGGQVLAGSIASFVCAYLAVRYLTRYFETRTLTPFAIYCAAFGAASLAWLTLR, from the coding sequence ATGAGCCCGCACCTGAGCTACGTCGAAGCCGTCATTGTCGGTGCTGCCCAGGGCATCACCGAACTGTTCCCGGTGTCGAGCCTCGGGCACTCGATCCTGGTGCCGGCGCTGGTCGGCGGGCAATGGGCCCAAGACCTCAACGTCTCCGCACCCCAGTCGCCCTACCTGGCGTTCATCGTCGGCCTACACGTCGCAACCGCCGCCGCGCTGCTGGTGTTCTTCTGGCGGGACTGGCTGCGGGTGCTGGCCGGGTTCGTCTCCTCGGTGCGGTATCGCCGGCTTCAGACGTCCGACGAGCGGTTGGCGTGGCTCATCGTGGCCGGCACCATCCCGGTGGGCCTCGCGGGGCTGTTTCTGGAGCGGCTGTTCCGCACCACGCTGGGCAATCCGATCCCGGCCGCGGTATTTCTGGTTCTCAACGGAATCGCGCTATACGCGGGCGAGGCACTGCGCCGTCGGGCGGCGATGCCGGAGCGCCAGCCGGTCGACCACACCGGCGAGGCCGTCGACCATCGGCTCGCCGAGCTTCCGCTCGGGCAGGGCGTGTTGATCGGCGCCGCTCAAATCCTGGCCCTGCTGCCCGGCATCAGCCGCTCCGGCATCACGATCGTCGCGGGCCTGTGGCGCGGCCTGTCGCATGAGGACGCCGCCCGCTTCTCCTTCTTGCTGGCGACACCGATCATCCTGGCCGCCGGGGTCTACAAGATCCCAGATCTGTTCGGGCCGTTGGGAACCGGGATCGGCGGCCAGGTCCTCGCCGGCAGCATCGCCTCGTTCGTCTGCGCCTACCTCGCCGTGCGCTACCTCACCCGGTATTTCGAAACCCGCACTTTGACACCGTTCGCCATCTACTGCGCCGCGTTCGGCGCGGCCAGCCTGGCTTGGCTCACGCTGCGGTAG
- a CDS encoding CaiB/BaiF CoA-transferase family protein, protein MADRLLTAVRVLDLSGGVTDTVTRLLADLGADVVKVEPPRGSPARHDKPTLAGASIPFAVHNANKRSVVLDSHDDGDRSRFFELVAGADIVVEAAGQAVAFGTSGAELADRHPHLVVLSITDFGATGPRSSWRATDPVLFAMSGSLSRSGPTVGTPVLPPDGIASATAAVQAAWAALVGYYNKLRCGTGDYIDFSRFDAVVMALDPAFGAHGQATAGQRTSGWRGRPKNQDPYPICPCRDGYVRLCVMAPRQWRGLRRWLGEPAEFQDPKFDTLGARFAAWPQISVLVDALFADKTMKELVAEGQAHGVPISAALTPSRILASEHFQAVGAITHAELVPGVRTDVPTGYFVVDDERSGFRTPAPSAGADTPCWLADPVTAAPSGRAGEYPLKDLRILDLGVIVAGGELSRLFGDLGAQVVKVESADYPDGLRQSRVGHVMSESFAWAHRNHLALGLDLRSEQGKEIFGRLVADADAVFANFKPGTLTSLGFSFETLRELNPRIVLAGSSAFGNRGPWSRRMGYGPLVRATTGVTSLWTSEEASEEARAAGARHAFYDATTIFPDHVVGRVTAIAALAALIRRDRTGDPAHVHISQAEVVVNQLDTLYVTQAASRAGAAEVCDDTSVHAVYPCAGDDEWCVISIRSDSDWQCATALLEQPQLADDPRFATGEARVAHRTELVGLLSAWSRRQSPVHAAEALQAAGIPAGPMNRPPDVLEDPQLLERKLLSDMVHPLVERPLPAETGPAPFRHIPSAPQRPAPLPGQDTRELCRELLQMSTEEIDRLITDRVLFAPATTGRAGLR, encoded by the coding sequence ATGGCCGACAGGTTGCTCACCGCGGTGCGCGTCCTCGACTTGTCCGGCGGCGTCACCGACACGGTGACCCGCCTGCTCGCCGACCTGGGCGCCGATGTCGTCAAAGTGGAGCCCCCGCGCGGCAGCCCGGCTCGCCACGACAAACCGACCCTGGCCGGCGCCAGCATCCCGTTCGCCGTACACAACGCCAACAAGCGCAGCGTGGTGCTGGATTCGCACGACGACGGCGACCGAAGCAGGTTCTTCGAGCTCGTCGCGGGCGCCGACATCGTCGTCGAGGCGGCGGGTCAGGCCGTCGCGTTCGGGACGTCGGGTGCCGAGTTGGCCGATCGCCATCCCCACCTGGTCGTGCTGTCGATCACCGACTTCGGTGCGACGGGTCCGCGCTCGTCGTGGCGTGCGACCGATCCCGTGCTGTTCGCGATGTCGGGCTCGCTGTCGCGATCCGGCCCCACCGTCGGCACTCCGGTGCTACCGCCCGACGGCATCGCCTCGGCCACTGCCGCCGTGCAGGCGGCCTGGGCCGCGCTCGTCGGGTACTACAACAAACTACGTTGCGGCACAGGGGATTACATCGACTTCTCCCGGTTCGACGCGGTCGTCATGGCGCTCGACCCGGCCTTCGGCGCGCATGGGCAGGCCACCGCCGGGCAGCGCACCAGCGGGTGGCGGGGCCGCCCGAAAAACCAGGACCCTTACCCGATCTGCCCGTGCCGGGACGGCTACGTTCGCCTCTGCGTCATGGCGCCACGGCAGTGGCGCGGCCTGCGCCGCTGGCTGGGGGAGCCGGCGGAGTTCCAGGACCCGAAGTTCGACACGCTCGGCGCCCGGTTCGCCGCGTGGCCGCAGATCAGCGTGCTGGTCGACGCGTTGTTCGCCGACAAGACCATGAAGGAGCTGGTCGCCGAGGGGCAGGCTCACGGAGTCCCCATCTCCGCGGCGCTGACGCCGTCGCGCATCCTGGCCTCCGAACACTTCCAGGCCGTGGGCGCGATCACCCACGCCGAGCTCGTTCCCGGGGTGCGCACCGACGTGCCCACCGGATACTTCGTGGTCGACGACGAGCGCTCCGGGTTCCGCACCCCGGCCCCCTCCGCCGGAGCCGACACGCCGTGCTGGCTGGCCGACCCGGTGACGGCCGCACCGTCCGGCCGGGCCGGCGAGTATCCGCTCAAAGACCTGCGGATTCTCGATCTGGGCGTGATCGTCGCCGGTGGCGAGCTCAGCCGGCTCTTCGGGGACCTGGGCGCCCAGGTCGTCAAGGTCGAAAGTGCCGACTACCCGGATGGGCTGCGGCAGTCGCGCGTCGGCCATGTCATGAGCGAATCGTTCGCTTGGGCGCACCGCAACCACCTGGCGCTGGGCCTGGACCTGCGCAGCGAGCAGGGCAAGGAGATCTTTGGCCGTCTGGTCGCCGACGCCGACGCGGTATTCGCCAACTTCAAGCCGGGAACCCTTACCTCGCTGGGGTTTTCGTTCGAAACGCTGCGCGAGCTCAATCCGCGGATCGTGCTCGCGGGCAGCAGTGCGTTCGGAAACCGGGGCCCGTGGAGCAGGCGCATGGGCTACGGTCCGTTGGTCCGCGCCACCACCGGCGTGACCAGTCTCTGGACGTCCGAGGAAGCCTCCGAGGAAGCCCGCGCAGCGGGCGCCCGGCATGCCTTTTACGACGCGACCACGATCTTTCCCGACCACGTCGTGGGACGGGTCACCGCGATCGCGGCGCTGGCCGCGCTGATCCGGCGCGACCGGACCGGCGACCCGGCCCACGTGCACATTTCCCAGGCCGAGGTCGTCGTCAATCAGCTGGACACCCTGTATGTCACCCAGGCCGCGTCGCGGGCCGGCGCAGCGGAGGTCTGCGACGACACCAGCGTGCACGCGGTCTACCCCTGTGCCGGCGATGACGAGTGGTGCGTCATCTCCATCCGCTCGGACAGCGACTGGCAGTGTGCTACCGCGCTTTTGGAGCAGCCCCAGCTTGCTGACGACCCGCGCTTCGCGACCGGAGAGGCGCGGGTGGCCCATCGCACCGAGTTGGTGGGGCTGCTCTCGGCCTGGAGCCGCAGGCAAAGCCCGGTCCACGCCGCCGAGGCGCTACAGGCGGCCGGGATTCCGGCCGGGCCGATGAACCGGCCGCCGGACGTGCTCGAGGACCCACAGCTGCTCGAACGAAAACTGCTCAGCGACATGGTGCATCCCCTGGTCGAGCGACCGCTGCCGGCCGAGACCGGCCCGGCGCCGTTCCGCCACATCCCCTCGGCGCCGCAACGTCCCGCGCCCCTGCCCGGTCAGGACACCCGCGAACTCTGCCGGGAACTGCTGCAGATGAGTACCGAGGAGATCGACCGGCTGATCACCGATCGGGTGTTGTTCGCCCCGGCTACGACGGGCCGCGCCGGCCTGCGGTGA
- a CDS encoding acetyl-CoA acetyltransferase → MPVDPRTPVLIGYGQVNHRDQIDPETRSVEPVDLMVAAARQAADAGVLESVDSIRVVNVLSATYRDAGLLVGERIGAQKFTTLYSPVGGNVPQTLLNQACLDIQRGRAGVVLLTGAETWRTRRGLKAKGGRLQWTAQDESVPMAQVSGEDVPMAGDAEIRISLDRPAYVYPLFEQALRIANGESVEDHRTRVGELWARFNAVAVDNPHAWIRKPATAAEISQPGPQNRMISWPYTKLMNSNNMVDQGAALILTSVEQAERLQIPAERWIYPHAGTDAYDTPSIAERDELHRSTAIRIAGARVLELAGLGIDDVDYVDLYSCFPSAVQVAAGELGLSTDDPARPLTVTGGLTFAGGPWSNYVMHSIATVAELLVANPGRRALITANGGYLTKHSFGVYSTEPPAEFRWENMQPAVEREPTREGLVEWEGVGTVESWTTPFDRDGHPEKAFVAVRTPDGSRALAVITDPDSAQATVREDIGGAKVAVAGDGSATLQ, encoded by the coding sequence ATGCCCGTCGACCCCAGAACACCGGTGCTGATCGGCTACGGCCAGGTCAACCACCGGGACCAGATCGACCCGGAAACACGGTCGGTCGAGCCCGTCGACCTGATGGTCGCCGCCGCCCGGCAAGCCGCCGACGCCGGGGTTCTCGAGTCCGTGGACTCCATCCGGGTGGTGAACGTCCTTTCGGCCACCTACCGCGACGCCGGGCTGTTGGTCGGCGAGCGCATCGGCGCACAGAAGTTCACGACGCTGTACAGCCCGGTCGGCGGCAACGTGCCGCAGACCCTGCTCAACCAGGCGTGCCTGGACATCCAGCGGGGCCGCGCCGGCGTGGTGCTGCTTACCGGCGCCGAAACCTGGCGCACCAGGCGAGGACTGAAGGCCAAGGGCGGTCGGCTGCAGTGGACGGCTCAGGACGAATCCGTGCCGATGGCGCAGGTCAGCGGCGAAGATGTGCCGATGGCCGGGGACGCCGAGATCAGGATCAGCCTGGACCGGCCCGCCTACGTCTACCCGCTGTTCGAGCAGGCGCTTCGCATCGCCAACGGCGAGTCGGTCGAGGACCACCGCACCCGCGTCGGCGAGCTGTGGGCGCGCTTCAACGCCGTCGCGGTCGACAATCCGCACGCGTGGATCCGGAAGCCGGCGACCGCGGCCGAGATCTCGCAGCCCGGCCCCCAGAACCGGATGATCAGCTGGCCCTATACGAAGCTGATGAACTCCAACAACATGGTCGATCAGGGCGCGGCGCTGATCTTGACGTCGGTCGAGCAGGCCGAGCGCCTGCAAATCCCCGCCGAGCGGTGGATCTACCCGCACGCCGGCACGGACGCTTACGACACGCCTTCCATCGCCGAACGCGACGAACTACACCGCTCGACCGCCATCCGGATCGCCGGCGCTCGGGTGCTGGAGCTCGCGGGCCTCGGCATCGACGATGTCGACTACGTCGACCTGTACTCGTGCTTTCCGTCCGCCGTTCAGGTGGCGGCCGGCGAGCTGGGATTGAGTACCGACGACCCCGCCCGCCCGCTGACCGTCACCGGTGGGCTGACGTTCGCCGGCGGTCCCTGGAGCAACTACGTCATGCACTCGATCGCCACCGTGGCCGAGTTGCTGGTGGCCAATCCCGGACGACGCGCCCTGATCACCGCCAACGGCGGCTACCTGACCAAGCACAGCTTCGGCGTATACAGCACCGAACCACCTGCCGAATTCCGTTGGGAGAACATGCAACCCGCGGTAGAGCGGGAGCCGACCCGGGAAGGGCTGGTCGAGTGGGAGGGCGTCGGCACCGTCGAATCGTGGACGACGCCGTTCGACCGCGACGGGCACCCGGAGAAGGCGTTCGTTGCTGTGCGAACGCCCGACGGGTCCCGGGCGCTGGCGGTCATCACCGATCCCGACTCGGCCCAGGCCACTGTTCGTGAAGACATCGGTGGCGCCAAGGTCGCCGTCGCCGGGGACGGCAGCGCCACGCTGCAGTAG
- a CDS encoding NAD-dependent epimerase/dehydratase family protein translates to MHILVTDATGTVGRLVARQLIAAGHSVTGISEQSDPRLDPAVEFVCASLSDPVLQELADEADAVIHLAPVEPGVPGSAGINGVAYVTHAAGRAGARLLFVSHAAGSPQVYEPAEDLVSTGLGPSLIVRIAPPVGRQLDWMVCRTAATLLRAKVSTQPMRVLHLDDLVRFLVLALNTDRTGVVDLATPDTTNVVTAWRLLRAVDPRSRIHRIHGWSQLIPPMDIVAAQEDWLFEFGWAAFDAVADTARGLVGRRLGAAGATSHGAQMALPVEVLPRPAPSDELPSAAPEGVEGEFDDRIDPRFPVFATDGLTEALPGPLTPITLDVQVSGLHTASRVMGQALALGGVVDDEWASRAVAVFGHRPYVGVSANVVAANQLLGWDDKALVRRALVGQPQVGDVLPFGQPRLAGGALGSVAKAVATTRSLALMRHLKADTRAYSAAAKAEHWDAAQLSLLPDAGLGVRVRLLRDRIHQGWILTALWLIDSGVTAAALEYTEAATRVPGVGAIMESGRIADEIAELTAALRLDPPLRAMAQEGNLASIRALSPSTAALLDAAIAQIGHRGPGEAELASRVFSDDPALLLSAAAEFAGEPAESDPPVTLVQRIATNARVSRELAHDATLRFTHELRMTLRELGSRRVAADLIDVVDDVYYLTCDELVTMPADARLRIKRRRAERERLQAQRPPEVIDHDWVPVDPPSVQEIAEG, encoded by the coding sequence GTGCACATCCTGGTTACCGACGCCACCGGCACGGTCGGGAGGCTGGTTGCCCGGCAGCTGATTGCTGCCGGGCATTCCGTTACCGGCATTTCTGAGCAGTCAGACCCCCGCCTGGACCCGGCGGTCGAATTTGTCTGCGCCTCGCTGAGCGACCCCGTCCTGCAAGAACTTGCCGATGAAGCCGATGCGGTGATCCACCTGGCCCCGGTGGAACCCGGAGTACCGGGCAGTGCGGGCATCAACGGGGTGGCCTATGTGACGCATGCGGCCGGCCGCGCCGGTGCCCGCCTGCTGTTCGTGTCCCACGCCGCAGGCTCCCCGCAGGTGTACGAACCGGCCGAGGACCTGGTGTCCACCGGCCTGGGCCCGAGCCTGATCGTCCGGATCGCACCGCCGGTGGGCCGCCAGCTCGACTGGATGGTGTGCCGCACCGCGGCCACGCTGTTGCGCGCCAAGGTCTCGACGCAGCCGATGCGGGTGCTGCACCTCGACGACCTGGTGCGCTTTCTGGTATTGGCGCTGAACACCGACCGCACCGGCGTGGTGGATCTGGCCACCCCGGATACCACCAATGTGGTGACCGCCTGGCGGCTGCTGCGCGCCGTGGACCCCCGGTCGCGAATTCATCGGATTCACGGTTGGTCACAGCTGATTCCACCGATGGATATCGTCGCCGCACAAGAGGATTGGCTGTTCGAGTTTGGCTGGGCGGCGTTCGATGCGGTCGCCGACACCGCGCGGGGACTCGTCGGCCGTAGGCTCGGTGCCGCCGGCGCGACCAGCCACGGGGCGCAGATGGCGCTGCCCGTGGAGGTTCTCCCGCGGCCCGCGCCTTCCGACGAACTGCCCAGCGCCGCACCGGAGGGAGTGGAGGGCGAGTTCGACGACCGCATCGATCCACGGTTCCCGGTGTTCGCGACCGATGGCCTCACCGAGGCGCTGCCCGGGCCGTTGACCCCGATAACCCTCGATGTCCAGGTGAGCGGGTTGCACACCGCCAGCCGGGTGATGGGTCAGGCGCTGGCGTTGGGCGGGGTGGTAGACGACGAGTGGGCCAGCAGGGCCGTCGCGGTGTTCGGCCATCGGCCTTATGTCGGGGTGTCGGCCAACGTCGTCGCCGCCAACCAGTTGCTCGGCTGGGATGACAAGGCCCTGGTCCGGCGCGCCCTGGTCGGCCAGCCACAGGTCGGGGACGTGCTGCCGTTTGGTCAGCCGCGGCTGGCCGGAGGAGCACTCGGGTCGGTCGCCAAGGCGGTCGCCACGACACGATCGCTGGCGTTGATGCGTCATCTCAAGGCCGATACGCGGGCCTACAGCGCCGCCGCAAAGGCCGAGCACTGGGATGCCGCGCAGCTGAGTCTGTTGCCCGACGCGGGCCTCGGAGTCCGAGTGCGGTTGCTGCGGGACCGCATTCACCAGGGCTGGATTCTGACGGCCTTGTGGTTGATCGACTCCGGTGTCACCGCGGCGGCGCTGGAGTACACCGAAGCGGCCACCCGCGTGCCCGGCGTGGGCGCGATCATGGAAAGCGGCCGCATCGCCGACGAAATCGCGGAGCTGACAGCGGCGCTACGCCTCGACCCGCCACTGCGCGCGATGGCGCAGGAAGGCAACCTCGCCAGCATCCGCGCGTTGTCGCCCAGTACCGCCGCGCTCCTCGATGCGGCGATCGCCCAGATCGGGCACCGCGGCCCCGGGGAAGCCGAGCTGGCCAGCCGAGTCTTCAGCGACGACCCGGCGTTGCTGCTGAGCGCGGCCGCCGAGTTCGCCGGCGAGCCCGCCGAGTCAGACCCGCCCGTGACGCTGGTCCAGCGAATCGCCACCAACGCCCGCGTTTCGCGCGAGCTTGCCCACGACGCCACCCTGCGGTTCACGCATGAACTTCGAATGACGTTGCGCGAGCTTGGATCTCGCCGGGTCGCGGCCGACTTGATCGACGTCGTCGATGATGTGTATTACCTGACCTGCGACGAATTGGTCACCATGCCGGCCGATGCCCGGTTGCGGATCAAACGTCGGCGTGCCGAACGGGAACGCTTGCAAGCGCAGCGCCCGCCCGAAGTCATCGACCACGACTGGGTGCCGGTCGACCCACCGTCAGTCCAGGAGATCGCCGAGGGCTGA
- a CDS encoding NAD(P)/FAD-dependent oxidoreductase, whose amino-acid sequence MASSSTFVIVGGGLAGAKAVEALRDNDFDGQIVLFADEERLPYERPPLSKEYLAGKKSLTEFTVQNSDWYFDHNVDLRLGSRASTLDAAAHTVALGDGTAVRYDKLLLATGSASRRPPIPGSNADGVHYLRSYDDAELLTSVLSEGASLAVVGAGWIGLEVTAAARQRGVEVTVVEAAQQPLVAALGETVGEVFANLHRDHGVDLRLEAQVEEISTAEGRATGLRLRDGSTVVADAVLVAVGAEPNIELAERAGLSIGDGGVLVDASLRTSDPDIYAVGDIAAAEHPLYGTRIRTEHWANALKQPAVAAAGMLGTPGEYAELPYFFTDQYDLGMEYAGYAPSFERVVLRGDVAGREFVAFWLDGDNRVRAGMNVNIWDVLDDVKALIRSKVGVDPDKLADPQSALGDLLD is encoded by the coding sequence ATGGCCAGCTCGAGTACATTCGTCATCGTCGGCGGCGGACTTGCCGGGGCCAAAGCAGTAGAAGCTCTGCGCGACAACGACTTTGACGGGCAAATCGTTCTGTTCGCCGATGAGGAACGTCTGCCCTACGAACGACCCCCGCTTTCCAAGGAGTATCTCGCCGGCAAGAAGTCGCTGACCGAATTCACGGTGCAGAACTCAGACTGGTACTTCGACCACAATGTCGACTTGCGGCTCGGATCGCGGGCGTCCACGCTGGACGCCGCCGCACACACCGTCGCACTTGGCGATGGCACCGCGGTGCGATACGACAAATTGCTGCTGGCCACCGGCTCGGCATCCCGGCGCCCACCGATCCCCGGCTCGAACGCGGACGGGGTCCACTACCTACGCAGCTACGACGACGCCGAGCTACTGACTTCTGTTCTCAGCGAAGGAGCTTCGCTGGCCGTGGTCGGCGCCGGATGGATCGGGCTCGAGGTGACCGCCGCTGCACGTCAGCGCGGCGTCGAGGTAACCGTCGTCGAGGCCGCCCAACAACCGTTGGTGGCCGCACTCGGCGAAACGGTCGGCGAGGTGTTCGCCAACCTGCATCGCGATCACGGCGTGGATCTGCGGCTCGAGGCGCAGGTCGAGGAGATCTCCACGGCGGAGGGAAGGGCCACCGGGCTGCGGCTGCGCGACGGTTCGACGGTCGTTGCCGATGCCGTTTTGGTGGCCGTCGGCGCGGAGCCGAATATCGAACTCGCCGAGCGGGCCGGGCTGTCCATCGGAGACGGCGGTGTGCTCGTCGATGCCTCGCTGCGAACCAGCGATCCCGACATCTACGCGGTCGGCGACATCGCGGCCGCCGAGCACCCGTTATATGGCACCCGCATCCGTACCGAACACTGGGCCAATGCCCTCAAGCAGCCCGCGGTGGCGGCCGCCGGAATGCTTGGCACGCCAGGCGAATACGCGGAGCTGCCCTATTTCTTCACCGATCAGTACGACCTCGGAATGGAGTACGCCGGGTACGCGCCCAGCTTCGAGCGGGTGGTCTTGCGTGGCGACGTCGCGGGGCGTGAGTTCGTGGCGTTCTGGCTGGACGGCGACAACCGGGTGCGGGCCGGGATGAACGTCAACATCTGGGATGTGCTGGACGACGTCAAAGCCCTGATCCGGTCCAAGGTGGGCGTCGACCCCGACAAATTGGCCGACCCGCAGTCAGCCCTCGGCGATCTCCTGGACTGA
- a CDS encoding DUF72 domain-containing protein — MTVRIGTSGWSYDHWVDVLYPPGTAPARRLARYAEVFDTVELNASFYRWPKDSTFAGWRDRLPTGFTMSIKAHRGLTHYRRLGSPEPWIERFERCWQLLGDRSGVLLVQVHPELQRDAHSQARLDSFLERLPPHIRVAVELRHPSWNDPAVYRSLELHRAAYVVMSGAGLVCMPRATTDLVYIRMHGPDSDPIYAGCYSNDELRWWADRITEWDRDGRDVWMYFNNDLGGNAVRNALTLRDLVS; from the coding sequence TTGACCGTTCGGATCGGGACATCCGGGTGGTCCTATGACCACTGGGTCGACGTGCTGTACCCGCCCGGAACGGCGCCGGCCCGCCGGCTGGCTCGCTATGCGGAGGTGTTCGACACCGTCGAGCTGAATGCCAGCTTCTACCGCTGGCCCAAGGATTCGACGTTTGCCGGATGGCGTGACCGACTGCCGACCGGCTTCACGATGTCGATCAAGGCACACCGCGGGCTTACCCACTATCGCAGGCTGGGCTCACCCGAGCCCTGGATCGAGCGATTCGAGCGGTGTTGGCAACTGCTGGGTGATCGAAGCGGGGTGCTGCTTGTCCAGGTGCATCCCGAGTTGCAGCGCGACGCCCACTCGCAGGCCCGCCTCGACTCGTTCCTGGAACGGCTGCCGCCACACATCCGGGTGGCCGTCGAGCTGCGCCATCCCTCCTGGAACGACCCCGCTGTCTACCGGTCGTTGGAACTCCACCGGGCCGCGTACGTGGTGATGAGCGGCGCCGGACTGGTGTGCATGCCCAGGGCAACCACCGATTTGGTGTACATCCGGATGCACGGCCCGGACTCCGATCCGATCTATGCCGGTTGCTACTCGAACGATGAGTTGCGTTGGTGGGCCGACCGGATCACCGAATGGGACCGCGACGGAAGGGACGTGTGGATGTACTTCAACAACGATCTGGGCGGCAACGCGGTCCGCAATGCGCTCACGCTGCGGGACCTGGTGAGTTAA
- a CDS encoding endonuclease, translating to MSNSDGSKQLVQRVLEAGGTTYADEAGIRINDKPMPLFQLLVLCMLASKPIDAALAMRGARELFEAGLRTPKAVLAADRQTIISAFGRAHYVRYDESSATRLTEMAQRVSDEYFGDLREIAERSHRDVAQAKRMLKEFKGIGDTGADIYLREVQDVWPWVRPYFDERATGTAKRLGLPAEPAKLGALAPRANARLAAALVRASLDNDLRQRMAG from the coding sequence ATGAGCAACTCGGACGGGTCCAAGCAGCTGGTGCAACGCGTGCTCGAGGCTGGCGGCACCACGTACGCGGACGAGGCGGGCATCCGGATCAACGACAAGCCGATGCCGCTGTTTCAACTGCTGGTGTTATGCATGCTTGCCAGCAAGCCGATCGATGCCGCGCTCGCCATGCGCGGGGCACGGGAACTGTTCGAGGCGGGTCTGCGCACGCCGAAGGCTGTGCTGGCCGCCGACCGGCAAACGATCATCAGCGCCTTCGGTCGGGCTCACTACGTGCGTTATGACGAGAGCTCGGCCACCCGTCTCACCGAGATGGCGCAGCGGGTGAGTGACGAGTACTTCGGCGATCTGCGCGAGATCGCCGAGCGCAGTCATCGCGATGTAGCGCAGGCGAAACGAATGCTGAAGGAATTCAAAGGAATTGGCGATACCGGTGCCGACATTTACCTGCGCGAGGTTCAAGACGTGTGGCCCTGGGTCCGTCCGTACTTCGACGAGCGTGCCACCGGCACGGCCAAGCGGCTGGGACTGCCCGCCGAACCAGCCAAACTGGGAGCACTCGCACCGCGCGCCAACGCGCGGCTGGCCGCGGCCTTGGTCCGCGCGTCGCTGGATAACGATCTGCGACAACGGATGGCGGGTTGA
- a CDS encoding TfoX/Sxy family protein — protein sequence MAYDLELADRIRELLAPRRGVDEKAMFGGLAFLIGGHLAVAASGKGGLMVRVPPEDTAKLLERQHVSPMVMAGRETRGWLRVDAEGVKTKRQLESWITRGVGYAGSLPPK from the coding sequence ATGGCTTACGATCTCGAACTCGCCGACCGGATCCGCGAACTACTGGCACCGCGGCGCGGTGTCGACGAGAAGGCGATGTTCGGCGGGCTGGCGTTCCTGATCGGCGGACACCTGGCGGTCGCGGCCAGTGGCAAGGGCGGACTGATGGTTCGGGTGCCACCCGAGGACACCGCCAAGCTGCTGGAACGCCAGCACGTCAGCCCCATGGTGATGGCCGGCCGCGAAACCCGGGGCTGGCTGCGGGTCGACGCCGAGGGCGTGAAAACCAAACGCCAGCTTGAGAGTTGGATTACCCGCGGCGTCGGATACGCGGGCAGCCTGCCGCCGAAGTAA
- a CDS encoding nitroreductase family deazaflavin-dependent oxidoreductase — MTGIGDVKRQVVHRLQRLVVNPVGRQLPVTMLETTGRKSGQPRHTPVGGRVVGDKFWMVSEHGEHSDYVRNIKANPAVRVRLGGRWRNGTAHLLPDDDPVQRLGNLPRLNSRMVRIMGSELLTIRVDLD, encoded by the coding sequence ATGACCGGTATCGGCGATGTCAAACGGCAGGTAGTGCATCGCCTTCAACGGCTGGTGGTCAATCCGGTAGGTCGGCAATTACCGGTGACCATGCTCGAGACGACTGGCCGCAAGAGCGGGCAACCACGCCACACCCCGGTCGGCGGGCGCGTGGTGGGCGACAAGTTCTGGATGGTCTCCGAACACGGTGAGCACTCGGACTATGTCCGCAACATCAAGGCCAATCCGGCTGTCCGAGTGCGCCTCGGCGGCCGGTGGCGCAACGGTACCGCGCACCTGCTGCCCGACGATGACCCGGTGCAGCGGCTGGGCAACCTACCTCGGCTCAACAGCAGGATGGTGCGCATCATGGGCAGCGAGCTGCTCACCATTCGGGTGGATCTGGACTGA